The following proteins come from a genomic window of Corynebacterium hansenii:
- a CDS encoding LGFP repeat-containing protein, protein MDTKPDTEGAMRSRKTRAAVAATALALCLLGAQPPAVAAEFHGHWINGKILDAFNRLGGTEEFGNATTNELDAGRGGKFQVFQKNASIYWHPLVDNANAHQVKGSIRDKWGSLGWENGRLRYPTTDELPTDTNTGRYNNFEGGSIYWSANSGANQIEGQIRERWYGLNRESGILGYPVTDETGTPDGIGRFNGFERGSIYWTPETGAHPVAGRIYDYWSNAGWENSTFGYPTSGEIAIRQDMRQNFQNGRIQWVAPNSSTLPAYESSWGSYVHVYNVFSPEPKRWSPESINAEVTQNFDKYFTFTGCGSVLEVGSICNLETVIIRPAPIQVIAISATGFAFKSLEGHPEGAGRTITFNFSRQPSGEANDVRLHVFAWGPNSAVTATGPLNSETLARYSWSRFVQNIQSRINSSPTSFITSDNNAGAGTARSRSQGINDTSLPPEAEYIDPATVDTSHITNKVPLEPISPTTETAREAPPNSDAPAITDPSRRDPSPEKSPDEDRGVSGKSAPGSVSGRPEDSEFSDTRPEDSE, encoded by the coding sequence ATGGATACAAAACCGGACACGGAGGGCGCAATGAGGAGTCGCAAAACCAGAGCTGCCGTCGCAGCGACAGCCCTGGCGCTCTGCTTGCTCGGAGCTCAGCCTCCCGCAGTTGCGGCAGAGTTTCACGGCCACTGGATCAACGGAAAGATCCTGGATGCTTTCAATCGCCTAGGAGGCACGGAAGAGTTCGGAAACGCGACGACGAACGAGCTCGACGCTGGACGCGGCGGCAAATTCCAGGTCTTTCAGAAAAACGCGTCAATCTACTGGCATCCGCTCGTAGACAATGCAAATGCCCACCAAGTCAAAGGGAGCATCCGTGATAAATGGGGATCACTAGGGTGGGAGAATGGCCGACTTCGCTACCCAACTACCGATGAACTTCCGACAGACACTAACACCGGACGCTACAATAACTTTGAGGGCGGATCCATCTATTGGAGCGCCAACTCAGGCGCAAACCAAATAGAAGGGCAGATTCGCGAGCGATGGTATGGACTCAATCGCGAGTCCGGGATCCTCGGCTACCCCGTCACCGACGAAACAGGAACCCCTGATGGAATCGGGAGATTTAACGGATTCGAACGCGGGTCCATCTACTGGACGCCGGAAACGGGCGCACATCCTGTTGCTGGAAGAATTTACGACTATTGGTCAAATGCCGGCTGGGAGAATAGCACATTCGGCTACCCCACGAGCGGCGAGATAGCCATCCGTCAGGATATGCGCCAGAACTTTCAAAACGGACGCATTCAGTGGGTAGCCCCCAACTCCAGCACACTTCCGGCCTATGAATCATCGTGGGGAAGCTACGTCCACGTTTATAATGTATTCAGCCCAGAACCGAAACGCTGGTCTCCAGAATCGATCAATGCAGAGGTAACACAGAACTTCGATAAATACTTTACCTTTACCGGATGCGGCTCGGTTCTCGAAGTTGGATCCATATGCAACCTCGAAACGGTCATTATTAGACCCGCGCCCATTCAGGTTATTGCAATATCGGCCACGGGATTTGCATTCAAATCACTCGAAGGCCATCCCGAAGGGGCGGGAAGGACTATCACCTTTAACTTCTCACGTCAACCTTCTGGCGAGGCAAACGATGTCAGGCTTCACGTATTCGCCTGGGGGCCAAATTCTGCCGTAACTGCTACGGGGCCACTCAATTCCGAAACTTTGGCGCGGTACTCCTGGTCTCGATTTGTCCAGAATATCCAGTCGCGGATCAACAGTTCACCGACAAGCTTCATAACCTCAGATAACAACGCAGGTGCCGGTACGGCAAGAAGCCGATCGCAAGGAATCAACGACACCTCACTTCCTCCCGAGGCCGAGTACATCGATCCTGCTACGGTCGACACTTCACATATCACAAACAAGGTTCCGTTGGAACCCATTTCACCGACTACGGAAACCGCACGCGAGGCACCCCCAAACAGTGATGCCCCCGCGATTACCGACCCAAGTCGCCGCGATCCTTCACCCGAAAAATCACCCGATGAGGATCGTGGAGTTTCCGGAAAATCAGCCCCGGGTTCCGTTTCGGGCCGGCCTGAGGATTCGGAGTTTAGCGATACCCGACCCGAGGACTCCGAGTGA
- a CDS encoding MFS transporter → MPKTAHAQSFSSHRRPVPRQDDVSDARRNWVVAALSVGAFGIGVTEFVAMGLLPYIAADFGRTEAESGAVISMYALGVVVGAPLITVLTGSVPRRRMLLLLMAAFTVGNAATVWAGSLGSFGAVMASRFIAGIPHGAYFSVAALVAASLAAPGKRGRAVALSGMGLSVATVAGVPAAQALGQHFGWRSAFVLVAAIGVAALAALWFAVPHMTRMPATRPLEELGALATPQVWFTVAIGTVGFGGMFSVYTYITWTMTEVGGLPEKMMWLVLMAYGVGMVVGTYLGGWVSDRVGDMGLLWTLIAMAVALVAFFFTAPLGWPAVINFGVIGMLGSTLVPNLQTRLMDVAGRAQTLAAALNQAALNLANAGGAAIGGSVIAAGYGYRAPALAGAAMAVAAMLVWAPAALLRARALRSGAAEREKTLLHA, encoded by the coding sequence TTGCCAAAGACCGCTCACGCACAGTCATTCTCGTCACACCGGCGCCCCGTGCCGCGCCAGGATGACGTGTCCGACGCCCGACGCAATTGGGTCGTCGCCGCGTTGTCCGTGGGCGCATTCGGCATCGGCGTCACCGAGTTCGTCGCCATGGGCCTGCTGCCCTACATCGCCGCCGACTTCGGCCGCACCGAAGCCGAATCCGGCGCGGTGATCTCGATGTACGCCCTCGGCGTCGTCGTCGGCGCCCCGCTGATCACGGTGCTCACCGGGTCGGTCCCGCGCCGGCGCATGCTTCTTCTGCTCATGGCCGCCTTCACCGTCGGCAACGCCGCCACCGTCTGGGCGGGGTCGCTCGGCTCCTTCGGCGCCGTGATGGCGTCCCGCTTCATCGCCGGCATCCCGCACGGCGCGTACTTCTCCGTCGCCGCGCTCGTCGCCGCCTCGTTGGCCGCGCCGGGCAAGCGCGGCCGCGCCGTCGCGCTGTCGGGCATGGGCCTGTCGGTGGCCACCGTCGCCGGCGTGCCCGCCGCCCAGGCCCTGGGCCAGCATTTCGGCTGGCGCTCGGCGTTCGTGCTCGTCGCCGCCATCGGCGTCGCCGCTCTCGCCGCGCTGTGGTTCGCGGTGCCGCACATGACGCGGATGCCCGCCACGCGCCCGCTGGAGGAGCTCGGCGCCCTGGCGACGCCGCAGGTGTGGTTCACCGTCGCCATCGGCACCGTCGGCTTCGGCGGCATGTTCTCCGTGTACACGTACATCACGTGGACCATGACGGAGGTCGGCGGCCTGCCCGAGAAGATGATGTGGCTGGTGCTCATGGCCTACGGCGTCGGCATGGTCGTGGGCACGTACCTCGGCGGCTGGGTCAGCGACCGCGTCGGCGACATGGGCCTGCTGTGGACGCTGATCGCCATGGCCGTCGCGCTCGTGGCGTTCTTCTTCACCGCGCCGCTGGGCTGGCCGGCGGTGATCAACTTCGGCGTCATCGGCATGCTCGGCTCGACGCTGGTGCCCAACCTGCAGACCCGCCTGATGGACGTCGCCGGCCGCGCCCAGACGCTGGCGGCGGCGCTGAACCAGGCCGCCCTGAACCTGGCCAACGCCGGTGGCGCGGCCATCGGCGGTTCGGTCATCGCGGCCGGTTACGGCTACCGCGCCCCGGCGCTTGCCGGCGCCGCCATGGCCGTGGCCGCGATGCTCGTGTGGGCCCCCGCCGCCCTGCTGCGGGCCCGGGCGCTGCGCTCCGGTGCCGCCGAGCGCGAGAAGACCCTGCTCCACGCGTAG
- a CDS encoding DNA-formamidopyrimidine glycosylase family protein, with the protein MPEGDSVYRLAHRMQFMVGREVLSTSIRVPAHAVASFDGRTVGKVWPHGKHLFMKFGDDVLHTHLKMEGTWSVHRLGTRWRKPGHTARVVLAVDGAPEDTPIEVVGHDLGLVRVFPFAEYDRRVAHLGPDVLGRDWFDGGRDVAKHRMLRDPGRPVGTALLDQRTLAGVGNEFRAEVCFLCGVHPATPVGDVDVDRILDVTRRLMWANRLSPVRVITGINRPGQTSFVFGRNHRACRRCGTAIRKGTLGEGGPDLERIIWWCPTCQPGPATCRSPRTRPRGRR; encoded by the coding sequence ATGCCCGAAGGTGACTCCGTATACCGGTTGGCGCACCGGATGCAGTTCATGGTGGGCAGGGAGGTCCTGTCCACGAGCATCCGCGTCCCCGCCCACGCCGTGGCGTCGTTCGACGGCCGCACGGTGGGAAAGGTGTGGCCCCACGGCAAGCACTTGTTCATGAAGTTCGGCGACGATGTGCTGCACACCCACCTCAAGATGGAGGGGACGTGGTCGGTGCACCGGCTGGGCACCCGGTGGCGCAAGCCCGGGCACACCGCGCGGGTGGTGCTGGCCGTCGACGGGGCGCCGGAGGACACGCCGATCGAAGTCGTCGGCCACGACCTGGGCCTGGTCCGGGTATTCCCCTTCGCCGAATACGACCGGCGGGTCGCCCACCTCGGACCCGACGTCCTCGGGCGGGACTGGTTCGACGGCGGACGAGACGTCGCCAAGCACAGGATGCTGCGGGACCCTGGCCGACCCGTCGGAACTGCCCTTCTGGACCAGCGCACGCTCGCCGGGGTGGGCAACGAATTCCGCGCCGAGGTCTGCTTCCTGTGCGGCGTCCACCCCGCGACGCCGGTCGGGGACGTGGACGTCGACCGCATCCTGGACGTGACGCGGCGGCTGATGTGGGCGAATCGGTTGTCGCCCGTGCGCGTGATCACCGGCATCAACCGTCCCGGGCAGACCAGCTTCGTGTTCGGCCGCAACCACCGGGCCTGCCGGCGCTGCGGCACCGCCATCCGGAAGGGCACGCTGGGGGAGGGCGGCCCGGACCTCGAGCGCATCATTTGGTGGTGCCCAACCTGCCAGCCCGGGCCGGCTACTTGCCGATCGCCGCGAACGCGCCCTCGAGGTCGGCGATGA
- a CDS encoding exodeoxyribonuclease III translates to MPLTIATLNVNGIRAAVKKRHEDNPGMLPWLAETSADVVLLQEVRSTDEQARKALAPALEDGWHWVGAENELAKGRAGVGILSRAPLDDVRVGFGSDEFDRMGRYVSGVLRAADSGIAEDVRIASLYLPSGSAKTEKQDEKYRFLDAFSGHLAELGAAGREGAHAVIGGDWNICHREQDLKNWRTNRTKSGFLPQERAWMDSVFGTFPDDAPQDTRLNASARELDAGAFTDGSAWTPPDVNADPDWFDVTRRLHPDADGPWSWWTYRGQAFDTDAGWRIDYQAVTKPMLERAQSSIVDKPSAYDRRWTDHAPVIVEYR, encoded by the coding sequence ATGCCGCTCACCATCGCAACCCTCAACGTCAACGGCATCCGCGCCGCCGTGAAGAAGCGCCACGAAGACAACCCGGGCATGCTGCCCTGGCTGGCGGAGACCTCCGCCGACGTGGTCCTGCTGCAGGAGGTCCGCTCCACGGACGAGCAGGCCCGCAAGGCCCTCGCCCCGGCGCTCGAGGACGGCTGGCACTGGGTCGGCGCGGAAAACGAGCTGGCCAAGGGTCGCGCCGGGGTGGGCATCCTGTCCCGGGCCCCGCTTGACGACGTCCGCGTGGGCTTCGGTTCCGACGAGTTCGACCGCATGGGCCGCTACGTGTCCGGCGTGCTGCGCGCGGCCGATTCCGGGATCGCCGAGGACGTGCGCATCGCCAGCCTCTACCTGCCGTCGGGTTCGGCGAAGACCGAGAAGCAGGACGAGAAGTACCGTTTCCTCGACGCGTTCTCCGGCCACCTCGCCGAGCTGGGCGCGGCCGGCCGGGAGGGCGCGCACGCCGTCATCGGCGGCGACTGGAACATCTGCCACCGCGAGCAGGACCTGAAGAACTGGCGCACCAACCGCACCAAGTCGGGCTTCCTGCCGCAGGAGCGGGCGTGGATGGACTCCGTATTCGGCACCTTCCCGGACGACGCCCCGCAGGACACGCGCCTGAACGCCTCCGCCCGCGAGCTCGACGCCGGCGCGTTCACCGACGGTTCCGCCTGGACCCCGCCGGACGTCAACGCCGACCCCGACTGGTTCGACGTCACCCGCCGCCTGCACCCGGACGCCGACGGCCCGTGGTCGTGGTGGACGTACCGCGGCCAGGCGTTCGACACCGACGCCGGGTGGCGCATCGACTACCAGGCCGTGACGAAGCCGATGCTGGAGCGCGCGCAGTCGTCGATCGTGGACAAGCCGTCGGCCTACGACCGCCGCTGGACCGACCACGCACCGGTCATCGTCGAGTACCGGTAG
- a CDS encoding N-acetylmuramoyl-L-alanine amidase — protein sequence MALPRARTAPLLLAATCALLAAGCTIDGGTIDREATGAGTENRGKAAEVAAPASQSTRTATARPSPSDPGPEPGEATLAGATIHLDPGHAAVMPEGNPQVTDGRGGSKPCQVPGTAAQDGWPEHTFNWLMAGAIRERLEARSATVLLTRADDDGTADCIDERARKENESAADLVVSLHADGSAEGNRGFHVIAVADPLPGNDAEGSAALAADLRDALVDAGFATSNYLGEDGIHLRTDLTGLNLSTKPKALVEFGNMRDSADIAVLRSEDGRARLADAVVDGIARALGATGTRR from the coding sequence ATGGCCCTCCCCCGCGCCCGCACCGCACCGTTGCTGCTTGCGGCGACGTGCGCGCTGCTCGCGGCCGGCTGCACCATCGACGGCGGGACCATCGACCGGGAAGCCACCGGCGCGGGCACCGAAAACCGCGGGAAGGCCGCCGAGGTCGCGGCCCCGGCGTCGCAAAGCACGCGGACGGCCACCGCCCGCCCGTCGCCCTCCGACCCCGGCCCGGAACCGGGCGAGGCAACTCTGGCCGGGGCGACCATCCACCTCGACCCGGGGCACGCCGCGGTGATGCCGGAGGGGAATCCGCAGGTCACCGATGGCCGCGGCGGCTCGAAGCCCTGCCAGGTGCCGGGGACGGCCGCCCAGGACGGCTGGCCGGAGCACACCTTCAATTGGCTGATGGCCGGCGCGATCCGCGAACGGCTCGAGGCGCGGAGCGCGACGGTGCTGCTCACCCGCGCCGACGACGACGGCACCGCCGACTGCATCGACGAACGCGCCCGCAAGGAAAACGAATCCGCAGCCGACCTGGTGGTCAGCCTCCACGCCGACGGTTCGGCGGAGGGCAACAGGGGATTCCACGTCATCGCCGTCGCCGACCCGCTGCCCGGAAACGACGCCGAGGGTTCGGCGGCGCTGGCGGCGGACCTGCGCGACGCGCTCGTCGACGCGGGATTCGCCACGTCGAACTACCTCGGCGAGGACGGCATCCACCTGCGCACGGACCTGACCGGCCTGAATCTCTCCACCAAGCCCAAGGCCCTGGTGGAGTTCGGCAACATGCGCGACTCCGCCGACATCGCCGTGCTGCGCTCGGAAGACGGCCGGGCGCGGCTGGCCGACGCCGTCGTCGACGGCATCGCCCGGGCGCTCGGCGCTACCGGTACTCGACGATGA
- a CDS encoding NADP-dependent isocitrate dehydrogenase, whose translation MATIIWTRTDEAPLLATYSLKPIVEAFAAQAGIDVETRDISLAGRIIAQFPERLNEDQRIDDELSALGELVKEPEANIIKLPNISASIPQIKRAVAELQEKGYDIPKYLSQPDTEEERADRAKFDKVKGSAVNPVLREGNSDRRAPEAVKNFARKHPHRMGEWSSDSKTNVATMASNDFRHNEKSVIMEKDDKLTYLLETDDGHEIILKKDMPVLEGEIIDGTGINSQILSSFLKSQIKRAKREDILFSVHLKATMMKVSDPLIFGEVVKAFFPSVYPKFEAKLASVNLTPDYGIGAILDGLHKLDEGTASAVKAAIERDLADGPALYMVNSDKGITNLHVPSDVIVDASMPALIRNGGKGWGPDGEEKDTLAVIPDSSYAGVYQAVIEDCRANGAYDPATMGTVPNVGLMAQKAEEYGSHDKTFHLPENGVLQVVNSAGEVLIEHHVARGDIWRSCQTKDAPVRDWVKLAVNRARATGDPAVFWLDPARAHDANLITKVEKYLGEHDTEGLDIRIMDPVSATKLSVQRIREGKNTISVTGNVLRDYLTDLFPIMELGTSAKMLSVVPLMAGGGLFETGAGGSAPKHVQQVQEENHLRWDSLGEFLALAESLRYAASDDDDPRASVLADALDRATSKLLENGKSPSRKVGEIDNRGSHFYLALYWAQELAAQDDSAELKETFTRVAEELAAKEESIAKTLIDVQGEPADLGGYFLPDDEKANAVMRPSAEFNEIIDGLRK comes from the coding sequence ATGGCCACGATCATCTGGACCCGCACCGACGAGGCGCCGCTTCTCGCGACCTACTCGCTGAAGCCCATCGTCGAGGCGTTCGCCGCCCAGGCGGGCATCGACGTAGAGACCCGCGACATCTCCCTCGCCGGTCGCATCATCGCGCAGTTCCCGGAGCGCCTGAACGAGGACCAGCGGATCGACGATGAACTGTCCGCGCTGGGCGAGCTGGTGAAGGAGCCCGAGGCCAACATCATCAAGCTGCCGAACATTTCGGCGTCCATCCCGCAGATCAAGCGCGCCGTCGCCGAGCTGCAGGAGAAGGGCTACGACATCCCGAAGTACCTGTCGCAGCCGGACACCGAGGAGGAGCGCGCCGACCGCGCCAAGTTCGACAAGGTGAAGGGTTCCGCCGTCAACCCGGTGCTGCGCGAGGGCAACTCCGACCGCCGCGCCCCGGAGGCCGTGAAGAACTTCGCCCGCAAGCACCCGCACCGCATGGGCGAGTGGTCGTCCGACTCCAAGACCAACGTCGCCACCATGGCCTCCAACGACTTCCGCCACAACGAGAAGTCCGTGATCATGGAGAAGGACGACAAGCTCACCTACCTCCTCGAGACCGACGACGGCCACGAGATCATCCTGAAGAAGGACATGCCCGTCCTCGAGGGCGAGATCATCGACGGCACCGGCATCAACTCCCAGATCCTGTCGTCCTTCCTGAAGTCGCAGATCAAGCGCGCCAAGCGCGAGGACATCCTGTTCTCCGTGCACCTGAAGGCCACCATGATGAAGGTCTCCGACCCGCTGATCTTCGGCGAGGTCGTCAAGGCCTTCTTCCCGTCCGTGTACCCCAAGTTCGAGGCCAAGCTGGCCTCGGTGAACCTCACCCCGGACTACGGCATCGGCGCCATCCTCGACGGCCTGCACAAGCTCGACGAGGGCACCGCCTCCGCCGTCAAGGCCGCCATCGAGCGCGACCTGGCCGACGGCCCGGCGCTGTACATGGTCAACTCCGACAAGGGCATCACCAACCTGCACGTCCCGTCGGACGTCATCGTCGACGCCTCCATGCCGGCGCTGATCCGCAACGGCGGCAAGGGCTGGGGCCCGGACGGCGAGGAGAAGGACACCCTCGCGGTGATCCCGGACTCCTCCTACGCCGGCGTCTACCAGGCCGTCATCGAGGATTGCCGCGCCAACGGCGCCTACGACCCGGCCACCATGGGCACCGTCCCGAACGTCGGCCTCATGGCGCAGAAGGCCGAGGAGTACGGCTCGCACGACAAGACCTTCCACCTGCCGGAGAACGGCGTGCTGCAGGTCGTCAACTCCGCCGGTGAGGTCCTCATCGAGCACCACGTCGCCCGCGGCGACATCTGGCGCTCCTGCCAGACCAAGGACGCCCCGGTCCGCGACTGGGTGAAGCTGGCCGTCAACCGCGCCCGCGCCACCGGCGACCCGGCCGTCTTCTGGCTGGACCCGGCCCGCGCCCACGACGCCAACCTGATCACCAAGGTGGAGAAGTACCTCGGCGAGCACGACACCGAGGGCCTGGACATCCGCATCATGGATCCGGTGTCGGCCACCAAGCTGTCCGTCCAGCGCATCCGCGAGGGCAAGAACACCATCTCCGTCACCGGCAACGTGCTGCGCGACTACCTCACCGACCTGTTCCCGATCATGGAGCTGGGCACCTCGGCGAAGATGCTCTCCGTCGTGCCGCTGATGGCGGGCGGCGGCCTGTTCGAGACCGGCGCCGGCGGCTCCGCCCCGAAGCACGTCCAGCAGGTGCAGGAGGAGAACCACCTGCGCTGGGATTCCCTGGGCGAGTTCCTGGCCCTGGCCGAGTCGCTGCGCTACGCGGCGTCGGACGACGACGACCCGCGCGCCTCGGTCCTGGCCGACGCCCTGGACCGCGCCACCTCCAAGCTGCTGGAGAACGGCAAGTCCCCGTCCCGCAAGGTCGGCGAGATCGACAACCGCGGCTCGCACTTCTACCTGGCCCTGTACTGGGCGCAGGAGCTGGCCGCGCAGGATGACAGCGCCGAGCTGAAAGAGACCTTCACCCGCGTCGCCGAAGAGCTGGCGGCCAAGGAGGAGTCCATCGCGAAGACCCTCATCGACGTGCAGGGCGAGCCCGCCGACCTGGGCGGCTACTTCCTTCCGGACGACGAGAAGGCCAACGCCGTGATGCGCCCGTCCGCCGAGTTCAACGAGATCATCGACGGCCTGCGCAAGTAG
- a CDS encoding O-acetylhomoserine/O-acetylserine sulfhydrylase produces the protein MTTRYDNSGAADWALETRAIHVGQTPDAQTSARNLPIYNTTSYVFDSAEHAANRFNLSDAGPIYSRLTNPTVDAVEQRLANLEGGVAAVLFASGQAAETAAILTLARAGDHIVTSPRLYGGTETLFKVTLPRLGIDATFVEDPDDPESWQAAVRGNTVGFYAESIANPQADILDVAAVAEVAHRNNVPLIVDNTVATPALLRPLELGADIVVASTTKYLTGNGSALGGILVDGGKFDWTQTREGRGDVHPNFTEADEAYHGLKFADLGAPAFALRARAGILRDTGAAPAPFNAWILAQGLDTLALRIERHNANAQKVAEHLEGRAGVAKVNYAGLESSPWHATKAKLGLAGAGGVLSFDLADAGKDEAWAFIDALKLHSNVANIGDVRSLVVHPATTTHSQSDEHGLARAGISQATVRLAVGIENADDIIADLEGAFTAIGK, from the coding sequence ATGACCACCCGCTACGACAACTCCGGTGCCGCCGATTGGGCGCTCGAGACCCGCGCCATCCACGTCGGCCAGACCCCCGACGCGCAGACCTCCGCGCGCAACCTGCCGATCTACAACACCACGTCCTACGTGTTCGATTCCGCGGAGCACGCCGCGAACCGCTTCAACCTCTCGGATGCCGGCCCGATTTACTCCCGCCTGACCAACCCCACAGTTGACGCGGTCGAGCAGCGCCTGGCCAACCTCGAGGGCGGCGTCGCGGCGGTGCTGTTCGCCTCCGGCCAGGCCGCGGAGACCGCCGCGATTCTGACGCTGGCGCGGGCCGGCGATCACATCGTGACCTCGCCGCGCCTGTACGGCGGCACCGAGACCCTGTTCAAGGTGACGCTGCCCCGCCTGGGCATCGACGCGACGTTCGTGGAGGATCCGGACGACCCCGAGTCGTGGCAGGCGGCCGTGCGAGGGAACACCGTCGGCTTCTACGCCGAGTCCATCGCCAACCCGCAGGCCGACATTCTCGACGTCGCCGCCGTCGCCGAGGTCGCGCACCGCAACAATGTGCCGCTGATCGTGGACAACACCGTGGCCACCCCGGCACTGCTGCGCCCGCTGGAGCTCGGCGCGGACATCGTCGTCGCGTCGACCACCAAGTACCTCACGGGCAACGGGTCGGCGCTGGGCGGCATCCTCGTCGACGGCGGAAAGTTCGACTGGACGCAGACCCGCGAGGGCCGCGGCGACGTCCACCCCAACTTCACCGAGGCCGACGAGGCCTACCACGGCCTGAAGTTCGCCGACCTGGGCGCCCCGGCCTTCGCGCTGCGCGCCCGCGCGGGCATCCTCCGCGACACCGGCGCCGCCCCCGCCCCGTTCAACGCGTGGATCCTGGCGCAGGGCCTGGACACCCTGGCGCTGCGCATCGAGCGCCACAACGCCAACGCGCAGAAGGTCGCCGAGCACCTCGAAGGCCGCGCGGGCGTGGCCAAGGTCAACTACGCGGGGCTGGAGTCGTCGCCGTGGCACGCGACGAAGGCCAAGCTGGGCCTGGCCGGCGCGGGCGGCGTGCTGTCCTTCGACCTCGCCGACGCCGGCAAGGACGAGGCCTGGGCCTTCATCGACGCCCTGAAGCTGCACTCCAACGTGGCCAACATCGGCGACGTCCGCTCGCTGGTCGTCCACCCGGCGACGACCACGCATTCGCAGTCCGACGAGCACGGTTTGGCCCGCGCGGGTATCTCGCAGGCGACGGTTCGCCTGGCGGTGGGCATCGAAAACGCCGACGACATCATCGCCGACCTTGAGGGCGCGTTCACGGCTATCGGCAAGTAG